The following coding sequences are from one Triticum aestivum cultivar Chinese Spring chromosome 5A, IWGSC CS RefSeq v2.1, whole genome shotgun sequence window:
- the LOC123103954 gene encoding F-box protein At1g10780 encodes MAMECDDWGDGGGDMNAVPDGVVQHILSMLSNVRDVAACACVCRRWRDCVPYLPALFFPRNAFDAAAVGGGAADEAIGRMVAAVSRLRELVIYCPFSMARLPAWLAMRSASLRVVELRMDAAADKEAAGGGHLDCVALATGLEELRLWGVLMTNAPAWGRLQHLRVLEIVGAPLRDTAITETVAACPNLTDLSLLGCDCSGDVSIQLAMLQRCRLDFLGGGNCSLLLSAPRLESLEAQGFTWISLRGGHNLRRLSIAKSTGRVYKVDTGRLPDLEYLSLRGVQWSWAAVSSVLQCASEVKHLVMKIEFCGDFDVLQPFPEIDLVDFFNGHPKLTKFEIHGAMFAALCQKNSLKNLDSRFCIPCLEELLITVRSPLNAEQKLSTLESLVKYSVRLQSMVIRISQMKNCHGAADDFFEEICKFKYINYRKVRIE; translated from the exons ATGGCGATGGAGTGCGACGactggggcgacggcggcggcgacatgaaCGCCGTCCCGGACGGCGTGGTGCAGCACATCCTGTCGATGCTCAGCAACGTCCGCGACGTGGCGGCGTGCGCCTGCGTCTGCCGCCGCTGGCGCGACTGCGTCCCCTACCTCCCGGCGCTCTTCTTCCCGCGGAACGCCTTCGACGCCGCCGCCGTGGGCGGGGGCGCCGCGGACGAGGCCATCGGCCGGATGGTGGCCGCCGTCTCGCGGCTCAGGGAGCTGGTCATCTACTGCCCCTTCTCCATGGCCCGCCTTCCCGCCTGGCTCGCCATGCGGAGCGCCTCGCTCCGGGTGGTCGAGCTGCGGATGGACGCGGCCGCCGAcaaggaggcggcgggcggcggccacCTGGACTGCGTCGCCCTGGCGACGGGCCTGGAGGAGCTGAGGCTCTGGGGGGTGCTGATGACCAACGCGCCGGCGTGGGGCCGGCTGCAGCACCTCCGCGTGCTGGAGATCGTGGGCGCGCCGCTGCGCGATACCGCGATCACGGAGACCGTCGCCGCGTGCCCCAACCTCACCGACCTGTCGCTGCTTGGCTGCGACTGCTCTGGCGATGTATCCATCCAGCTCGCTATGCTCCAGCGGTGCCGGCTCGACTTCCTCGGCGGCGGCAACTGCTCGCTCTTGCTCTCCGCGCCCCGCCTCGAGTCACTCGAGGCCCAGGGCTTCACCTGGATCAGCCTGCGGGGCGGCCACAACCTCCGCCGCCTATCGATCGCCAAGAGCACAG GGAGGGTGTATAAGGTGGACACCGGGAGGCTCCCAGATCTGGAATACCTCTCGCTGCGCGGTGTCCAGTGGAGCTGGGCCGCCGTCAGCTCGGTGTTGCAGTGTGCGAGCGAGGTGAAGCACCTTGTGATGAAGATTGAATTCTGCGGTGATTTTGATGTGCTCCAGCCGTTCCCGGAGATCGATTTGGTCGATTTCTTCAACGGCCATCCCAAGCTCACCAAGTTTGAGATCCATGGTGCGATGTTTGCTGCTCTGTGCCAGAAAAACAGCCTGAAAAAC TTGGATTCAAGATTCTGCATCCCTTGCTTGGAAGAGCTTTTGATCACCGTGCGCTCGCCTCTCAATGCCGAACAGAAGTTGAGCACTCTTGAATCGCTTGTGAAGTACAGTGTCAGGCTGCAGTCGATGGTCATCCGAATCTCACAGATGAAGAATTGCCATGGTGCTGCTGATGATTTCTTTGAGGAGATATGTAAGTTCAAGTACATCAACTACAGGAAAGTGCGGATTGAATAA